One genomic segment of Amycolatopsis sp. Hca4 includes these proteins:
- a CDS encoding class I SAM-dependent methyltransferase yields MAESFGTDVERYDRARPPYPPELVNRIVASSPGTDVLDVGCGTGIEARQFRAAGCRVLGIDPDPRMAAFARGGGIDVEVAKFEDWDPSGRTFDAVIAGQAWHWVNPRTGPPKAARVLRPGGLLAVFAHVFQPPAEVAKAFAQACRRVLPDMPFAAETRTAAEIYDVMFTGFADAITGAEGLDAPARWTFEWERTYTREEWLDFLPTTGGLTRLPPQALAEVLSEVGKAIDALGGSFVLPYTTLAVAAKRP; encoded by the coding sequence ATGGCCGAGTCCTTCGGAACCGACGTCGAACGCTACGACCGCGCGAGGCCGCCGTACCCACCCGAACTGGTGAACCGGATCGTCGCCTCGAGCCCGGGAACCGACGTCCTGGACGTCGGCTGCGGAACGGGCATCGAGGCCCGCCAGTTCCGCGCGGCGGGCTGCCGCGTCCTGGGCATCGACCCCGACCCCCGGATGGCGGCGTTCGCCCGGGGCGGGGGAATCGACGTCGAGGTGGCGAAGTTCGAGGACTGGGACCCGTCCGGCCGGACGTTCGACGCCGTGATCGCGGGCCAGGCCTGGCACTGGGTGAACCCCCGAACCGGCCCCCCGAAGGCGGCGCGGGTCCTGCGGCCGGGAGGGCTCCTCGCCGTGTTCGCGCACGTGTTCCAGCCCCCGGCGGAGGTGGCGAAGGCGTTCGCGCAGGCCTGCCGCCGGGTACTGCCCGACATGCCGTTCGCGGCCGAGACGAGAACGGCGGCAGAGATCTACGACGTGATGTTCACCGGTTTCGCCGACGCGATCACCGGGGCGGAGGGTCTGGACGCCCCGGCACGCTGGACGTTCGAGTGGGAGAGGACGTACACGCGCGAAGAGTGGCTCGACTTCCTCCCGACAACGGGCGGCTTGACGCGCTTGCCGCCCCAGGCACTGGCGGAGGTCCTGTCCGAAGTGGGCAAGGCGATCGACGCACTGGGCGGAAGCTTCGTGCTGCCGTACACAACCTTGGCGGTGGCGGCGAAACGCCCTTGA
- a CDS encoding DUF4287 domain-containing protein — MSFQAYLDNAEKQSGITPRAFMELAKTKNLTKPAEIVAWLKQDHALGHGHATALARLITKGPEFVAEKHAGGKLHIDGLAAPRP; from the coding sequence ATGTCGTTCCAGGCGTACCTCGACAACGCGGAGAAGCAGTCGGGCATCACCCCCAGAGCCTTCATGGAGCTGGCCAAGACCAAGAACCTGACAAAGCCGGCCGAGATAGTGGCTTGGCTGAAGCAGGACCACGCCCTGGGCCACGGCCACGCAACAGCACTGGCCCGCTTGATAACAAAGGGCCCGGAGTTCGTGGCGGAGAAGCACGCAGGGGGAAAACTCCACATCGACGGCCTGGCAGCCCCACGTCCCTGA
- a CDS encoding MFS transporter — MSEPSSAPRANLVVAVLALAGITVSLMQTLVIPLIPALPGLLHASAADATWAITATLLAGAVATPTMGRLGDMYGKRRILLVGLGALVAGSTVGALSDSLVPMVAGRTLQGLAAGVIPLGISIMRDELPAERLGSATALMSASLGVGGALGLPAAALLAETADWHALFWTSAGLGMVVTALVVALVPESPVRTGGRFDVPGAAGLSIALVCLLLAISKGADWGWGSPATLALFAAAAVVLLLWGRWELRTARPLVDLRTTARRQVLLTNIASAVFGFAMFAMSLVLPQLLQLPAATGYGLGRSMLTVGLVMAPSGLVMMALAPVSARISATRGPKTTLMLGAVVVAAGYALGIVLMSATWQLVLVSSIIGAGIGLAYGAMPALVMGAVPVSETAAANSLNTLMRSIGTSVSSATAGLVLARLTIPFGPATLPSQNGFRLVLGMGSAAALLALAVAAFLPRRSPAAAPPEPALAAGR, encoded by the coding sequence GTGTCCGAGCCATCCAGCGCACCGCGCGCGAACCTCGTCGTCGCGGTCCTCGCCCTCGCGGGCATCACCGTCTCGCTGATGCAGACGCTGGTCATCCCGCTGATCCCGGCGCTGCCCGGGCTGCTGCACGCCTCCGCGGCCGACGCCACCTGGGCCATCACCGCCACCCTGCTCGCGGGCGCGGTGGCCACGCCGACCATGGGCAGGCTCGGCGACATGTACGGCAAACGGCGGATCCTGCTCGTCGGCCTCGGCGCGCTGGTCGCCGGCTCGACCGTCGGCGCGCTTTCCGACAGCCTGGTGCCGATGGTCGCCGGGCGCACCCTGCAGGGCCTCGCCGCCGGCGTCATCCCGCTCGGGATCAGCATCATGCGGGACGAACTGCCGGCCGAGCGGCTCGGTTCCGCGACCGCGCTGATGAGCGCGTCGCTCGGCGTCGGCGGCGCGCTGGGCCTGCCCGCGGCCGCACTGCTGGCCGAAACCGCCGACTGGCACGCGCTGTTCTGGACCTCCGCCGGGCTCGGCATGGTCGTCACCGCGCTGGTCGTCGCGCTCGTGCCGGAGTCGCCGGTCCGCACCGGCGGCCGGTTCGACGTGCCGGGCGCGGCCGGGCTGTCGATCGCGCTGGTGTGCCTGCTGCTGGCCATTTCGAAGGGCGCCGACTGGGGCTGGGGCAGCCCGGCGACGCTCGCCCTGTTCGCGGCCGCCGCCGTCGTCCTGCTGCTGTGGGGCCGCTGGGAGCTGCGGACCGCGCGGCCGCTGGTGGACCTGCGGACGACCGCGCGCCGCCAGGTGCTGCTGACCAACATCGCCTCCGCGGTGTTCGGCTTCGCGATGTTCGCGATGTCCCTGGTCCTGCCGCAGCTGCTGCAGCTGCCGGCGGCGACCGGGTACGGCCTCGGCCGCTCGATGCTCACGGTGGGCCTGGTGATGGCGCCGTCCGGCCTGGTGATGATGGCACTGGCACCGGTGTCCGCCCGGATCTCGGCCACCCGCGGCCCGAAGACGACGCTCATGCTCGGCGCGGTGGTCGTCGCCGCGGGCTACGCCCTCGGCATCGTCCTGATGAGCGCGACCTGGCAGCTGGTGCTGGTCTCGAGCATCATCGGCGCCGGGATCGGGCTGGCCTACGGCGCGATGCCGGCGCTGGTCATGGGCGCGGTGCCGGTGTCGGAAACGGCGGCCGCCAACAGTCTCAACACGCTGATGCGCTCGATCGGCACGTCCGTCTCCAGCGCCACGGCGGGGCTCGTGCTGGCGCGGCTGACGATCCCGTTCGGCCCGGCAACCCTGCCGTCGCAGAACGGGTTCCGGCTCGTGCTCGGGATGGGTTCGGCGGCGGCGCTGCTCGCGCTGGCCGTCGCCGCGTTCCTGCCACGGCGGTCCCCCGCGGCGGCGCCGCCGGAACCCGCGCTCGCGGCCGGCCGCTGA
- a CDS encoding cytochrome P450 → MTTTEIPEFPMPRAAGCPFDPPPAARALQGETPLIRVRLWDGSTPWLVTRYADQRALLVDSRVSADATRPGYPSPAPLPKGGTGFGFILMDDPEHARLRKMVTAPFTIRRVAALRPAVQRIVDDLIDELLAGPKPVDLVEAFALPVPSLVICELLGVPYADHGFFQDHSKVVVHRDTKPEERAAALRALAVYLDRLVGAKLGQPADDLLSGLAARVAAGELTRPEAAQMGVLLLVAGHETTANMIALGTLALLEHPDQLALLREGGDPALVASAVEELLRYLNITHNGRRRVALEDIRIAGETIRAGEGLIMASDIANRDPAAFPDGDRLDLTRDAHRHVAFGFGVHQCLGQPLARLELQVVYSTLYRRIPTLAPAVGLGEIPFKHDGSVYGVYELPVTW, encoded by the coding sequence ATGACGACCACGGAGATCCCCGAGTTCCCGATGCCCCGGGCCGCGGGCTGCCCGTTCGACCCGCCGCCCGCCGCCCGTGCGCTGCAGGGGGAAACCCCGCTCATCCGGGTCCGGCTGTGGGACGGCAGCACGCCGTGGCTGGTGACCCGCTACGCCGACCAGCGGGCGCTGCTGGTGGATTCCCGGGTCAGCGCCGACGCGACCCGGCCCGGGTACCCGAGCCCCGCGCCGCTGCCGAAGGGCGGCACCGGGTTCGGCTTCATCCTGATGGACGACCCGGAGCACGCGCGGCTGCGCAAGATGGTGACGGCGCCGTTCACGATCCGCCGGGTCGCCGCACTGCGCCCGGCCGTGCAGCGGATCGTCGACGACCTGATCGACGAGCTGCTGGCCGGCCCGAAGCCGGTGGACCTCGTGGAGGCGTTCGCGCTGCCGGTGCCGTCACTGGTGATCTGCGAGCTGCTCGGCGTCCCCTACGCCGACCACGGCTTCTTCCAGGACCACAGCAAGGTCGTCGTCCACCGCGACACGAAGCCCGAGGAACGGGCGGCCGCGCTCCGGGCGCTGGCGGTTTACCTCGACCGGCTGGTGGGGGCGAAGCTCGGCCAGCCCGCCGACGACCTGCTGTCCGGGCTTGCCGCCCGGGTCGCGGCGGGCGAGCTGACCCGGCCCGAAGCCGCGCAGATGGGTGTCCTGCTGCTCGTCGCCGGTCACGAGACGACGGCGAACATGATCGCGCTCGGGACGCTGGCCCTGCTGGAGCACCCGGACCAGCTGGCGCTGCTGCGCGAGGGCGGCGATCCGGCGCTGGTCGCGTCGGCGGTCGAAGAGCTGTTGCGCTACTTGAACATCACGCACAACGGACGCCGGCGCGTCGCGCTGGAGGACATCCGAATCGCCGGGGAGACGATCCGCGCGGGCGAGGGCCTGATCATGGCGAGCGACATCGCCAACCGCGATCCGGCGGCCTTCCCGGACGGTGACCGGCTGGACCTGACCCGCGACGCGCACCGGCACGTGGCCTTCGGCTTCGGCGTCCACCAGTGCCTCGGTCAGCCGCTGGCCCGGCTCGAGCTGCAGGTCGTGTACAGCACGCTGTACCGGCGGATCCCGACCCTGGCGCCGGCCGTCGGGCTCGGGGAGATCCCGTTCAAGCACGACGGATCGGTGTACGGCGTGTACGAACTGCCGGTCACCTGGTGA
- the lexA gene encoding transcriptional repressor LexA has protein sequence MTTYDDTFEHLDPSALPERQQRILVAIRDWVVQHGYSPSTREIGEAVGLQSTSSVSKHLASLEDKGFLRRGATVSRPIDVRAFLNGTAAAEDGDSVPVPVVGDIAAGTPISAVEHTDDVLKLPRDLTGRGTVFGLRVRGDSMIDAAICDGDIVVVKQQSEAHSGQIVAAMIDEEATVKVYRRRDGHVYLEPRNPAYDVIDGDRAVILGAVVSVLRSV, from the coding sequence GTGACCACCTACGACGACACGTTCGAGCACCTCGACCCCTCGGCCCTGCCGGAGCGGCAGCAGCGGATCCTGGTCGCGATCCGGGACTGGGTGGTCCAGCACGGCTACTCCCCCAGCACGCGCGAGATCGGCGAGGCCGTCGGCCTGCAGTCGACGTCGTCGGTGTCGAAGCACCTGGCCAGCCTCGAAGACAAGGGCTTCCTGCGCCGCGGCGCGACCGTGTCGCGCCCGATCGACGTGCGCGCGTTCCTCAACGGGACGGCCGCCGCCGAAGACGGCGATTCGGTGCCGGTGCCGGTGGTCGGCGACATCGCGGCGGGCACGCCGATCTCGGCGGTCGAGCACACCGACGACGTCCTCAAGCTGCCCCGCGACCTCACCGGCCGCGGCACGGTCTTCGGCCTGCGCGTCCGCGGCGACTCGATGATCGACGCGGCGATCTGCGACGGCGACATCGTCGTGGTCAAGCAGCAGTCGGAGGCCCACTCGGGCCAGATCGTGGCAGCGATGATCGACGAAGAGGCGACGGTCAAGGTCTACCGCCGCCGCGACGGCCACGTGTACCTCGAGCCCCGCAACCCGGCCTACGACGTCATCGACGGCGACCGCGCGGTGATCCTGGGCGCGGTGGTGTCGGTGCTGCGCAGCGTCTGA
- a CDS encoding lytic polysaccharide monooxygenase auxiliary activity family 9 protein, with product MNRKLVAAAVGALLAPVLVVLNPAGIASAHGYVSSPASRQAQCAQHTVQCGQIQYEPQSVEGPKGLRSCNGGVSQFAELNDNNKGWRAASVGRTVTFTWTFTARHRTSNYQYFIGSQKIAEVSGNNQQPPATVAHQVNLGSHTGRQTVLAVWNIADTANAFYACIDLQVS from the coding sequence ATGAACCGCAAACTGGTCGCGGCCGCCGTGGGTGCTCTCCTCGCCCCGGTCCTGGTGGTGCTCAACCCCGCCGGGATCGCGAGCGCGCACGGCTACGTCAGCTCGCCCGCCAGCCGGCAGGCGCAGTGCGCCCAGCACACCGTGCAGTGCGGGCAGATCCAGTACGAACCGCAGAGCGTCGAAGGACCCAAGGGCCTGCGCTCGTGCAACGGCGGCGTCTCCCAATTCGCCGAGCTCAACGACAACAACAAGGGCTGGCGCGCCGCGAGCGTCGGCCGCACGGTGACCTTCACCTGGACCTTCACCGCTCGCCACCGCACGTCGAACTACCAGTACTTCATCGGCAGCCAGAAGATCGCGGAGGTCAGCGGCAACAACCAGCAGCCGCCGGCGACGGTCGCGCACCAGGTGAACCTGGGCAGCCACACCGGCCGCCAGACGGTGCTCGCGGTGTGGAACATCGCCGACACGGCGAACGCGTTCTACGCCTGCATCGACCTGCAGGTCAGCTGA
- a CDS encoding XRE family transcriptional regulator, with protein MAERWGASLRRYRTRAGLTQEQLAEAAGVSIRTLRRWETGNGGHPHGPSVRRVARVLDLTGGERDRLLALADEADPTAGRAVAPPGLRPFEPGPFVGRAAELDALTAHLTGTPGRNVVVVDGPRGIGKTFVALRWADRQREAFPGGRLYADLWGSRTDLASRGPSEVLHDFLLELGVTPEEIPGGAEERAALYRTVVAGKRLLVVLDDARDSNQVRLLLPESRESAVLITSRHRLPGLVAGSGAGSLTLGPLPEPEARKLLAASIGADRAAGDGADELLEFCGGQPLVLSAAAARAAAHPERDLHEVTGELRELAAASPAPHDRTSGLAAVLGEYHPDVELMELGSALMTQAYQLNDLGRPDAALSALTDAEAVYRQLDRQAPRFYRAGSLADCLMTKSLQLLDLGFGEEAVRASAESVELRRPRDDDLLPTGAALRMLASSLGNHAMLLCAVGRPEEAVAALTEGVELRKRFVAAKRAGRTVSPRG; from the coding sequence TTGGCCGAACGCTGGGGCGCGTCGCTGCGCCGGTACCGGACGCGCGCGGGACTCACGCAGGAACAGCTGGCCGAAGCCGCCGGGGTGTCGATCCGGACCCTCCGGCGGTGGGAAACCGGCAACGGCGGGCATCCGCACGGGCCGTCCGTGCGGCGCGTCGCGCGGGTGCTGGACCTCACCGGCGGGGAGCGCGACCGGCTGCTCGCCCTCGCGGACGAGGCTGACCCGACCGCCGGCCGCGCCGTGGCGCCGCCGGGGCTGCGGCCGTTCGAGCCCGGGCCGTTCGTCGGCCGGGCGGCGGAACTCGACGCGCTCACCGCGCACCTGACCGGGACGCCCGGCCGGAACGTCGTCGTGGTGGACGGTCCGCGCGGCATCGGCAAGACGTTCGTCGCGCTGCGCTGGGCCGACCGGCAGCGCGAGGCGTTCCCCGGCGGCCGGCTGTACGCCGACCTGTGGGGGTCCCGCACCGACCTCGCCTCGCGGGGGCCGTCGGAGGTGTTGCACGACTTCCTCCTCGAGCTGGGGGTCACCCCGGAAGAAATCCCGGGTGGCGCCGAGGAACGGGCCGCGCTCTACCGGACCGTGGTGGCGGGCAAGCGGCTGCTCGTCGTGCTCGACGACGCCCGGGACTCCAACCAGGTGCGGCTCCTGCTCCCGGAGAGCCGGGAAAGCGCGGTCCTGATCACCAGCCGGCACCGGCTCCCCGGCCTGGTCGCCGGGTCCGGCGCCGGGTCACTGACGCTCGGGCCGCTGCCGGAGCCCGAGGCCCGGAAGCTGCTGGCCGCCTCCATCGGTGCGGACCGGGCGGCCGGGGACGGCGCCGACGAGCTCCTGGAGTTCTGCGGCGGCCAGCCGCTGGTACTCTCCGCCGCCGCCGCGCGGGCGGCCGCGCACCCGGAGCGCGACCTGCACGAGGTGACCGGAGAGCTCCGCGAGCTGGCGGCGGCGTCGCCGGCGCCGCACGACCGGACCTCCGGGCTCGCCGCGGTCCTGGGCGAGTACCACCCCGATGTCGAGCTGATGGAGCTGGGCTCGGCCCTGATGACCCAGGCCTACCAGCTCAACGACCTGGGCCGGCCGGATGCCGCGCTGTCGGCGCTCACCGACGCCGAGGCGGTCTACCGGCAGCTCGACCGGCAGGCCCCGCGGTTCTACCGCGCCGGGTCGCTGGCCGACTGCCTGATGACGAAGTCCCTGCAGCTGCTCGACCTCGGCTTCGGCGAGGAAGCCGTCCGGGCGAGCGCCGAGTCGGTGGAACTGCGCCGCCCCCGTGACGACGACCTGCTGCCGACCGGAGCCGCGCTGAGGATGCTGGCGAGCAGCCTCGGCAACCACGCCATGCTCCTGTGCGCCGTCGGGCGGCCGGAGGAAGCCGTGGCGGCGCTGACGGAGGGGGTCGAGCTCCGGAAGCGGTTCGTCGCCGCGAAGCGGGCCGGGCGGACCGTGTCGCCGAGGGGGTGA